A portion of the Chondrinema litorale genome contains these proteins:
- a CDS encoding carboxy terminal-processing peptidase encodes MKKIILIIIPIALLVLGFVAIEPTTPLHNLITQTTNDSTGVLKPKPEHYKEAALIAAILNQHHYSKVKIDDSLSSAIFEEYVNSYDSYHIYFTQEDLNSFEKYRYQLDDLLLNGDVNFAFDVFKVFRERFNERMRAIPGILKTGFDFTKDEYIEADLPKTWYATQPEIDDAWRKLLKSQALNMKLAGKETEDINKTIQDRYDRYEKLISQYNSEDVFQLYMNSFAGTFDPHTSYFSPISAENFEIDMSLSLEGIGARLYSKDDYITFSEIIPGGPAFKSKKLFEGDRIVGVAQEGDTSFVNIIGWRTDDAVQLIRGPKDSKVSLQILDAEATIGAIPKEITIVRDKIKLEEQAATKEIVPVTYKNNQYNIGVINIPSFYRNFEAQRQGDENFESTQRDVKRILNELKAENVDGVLIDLRRNGGGSLQEAIELTGLFIPDGPVVQVKNADGSIDVGTDPDPETVYDGPLAVMVDRFSASASEIFTGAIQDYKRGVIIGEQTFGKGTVQNLIALDRFIQNSDEKLGQLKLTLAKYYRINGSSTQHLGVSPDIAFPSPFSAEEYGESAQANALPWDQIRSTVYQTMNQVDEKLIDRLNISYSQRLKTNKELQELIEGIEYIKENKGKDQISLNEEVRKEELEEEEAKREKMKISDSDEEGEGESEKKDDDIYLKEGTLILAEMIANVG; translated from the coding sequence ATGAAGAAGATCATTCTTATTATAATCCCTATAGCCCTTTTGGTCTTAGGGTTTGTAGCAATTGAACCTACTACACCTTTACATAATTTAATAACACAAACTACAAACGATAGCACTGGAGTACTTAAACCAAAACCAGAGCATTACAAAGAAGCCGCACTTATTGCAGCTATATTAAACCAACACCATTACAGTAAAGTAAAAATTGACGATTCACTATCTAGTGCAATCTTTGAAGAATACGTAAACTCTTACGATAGTTACCATATCTACTTTACACAAGAAGACTTAAACTCATTTGAAAAATACCGTTATCAGCTGGATGATCTTTTATTAAATGGTGATGTAAATTTTGCTTTTGATGTTTTTAAAGTTTTTAGAGAAAGATTTAATGAGCGCATGAGAGCTATTCCGGGTATTCTTAAAACTGGATTTGATTTCACTAAAGATGAATACATTGAAGCAGACCTTCCGAAAACTTGGTATGCAACACAACCTGAGATAGATGATGCATGGAGAAAACTTTTGAAAAGCCAAGCTTTAAACATGAAGTTGGCAGGTAAAGAAACAGAAGACATTAACAAGACCATTCAAGATCGTTATGATAGATATGAAAAACTAATTTCGCAATACAACAGCGAAGACGTATTTCAGCTTTATATGAATTCTTTTGCAGGCACCTTTGACCCTCACACCTCTTATTTCTCCCCTATTAGTGCAGAAAACTTTGAGATTGATATGAGCCTTTCTCTTGAAGGAATCGGTGCAAGACTATATTCTAAAGACGACTATATTACATTTAGCGAAATTATACCTGGTGGACCAGCATTTAAAAGCAAAAAACTATTTGAAGGCGATCGTATAGTTGGTGTTGCTCAAGAAGGAGATACTTCTTTTGTAAACATAATTGGTTGGAGAACAGACGATGCAGTGCAATTGATTAGAGGCCCTAAAGACTCTAAAGTATCACTTCAAATTTTAGATGCTGAAGCTACTATTGGTGCAATTCCAAAAGAAATAACAATAGTAAGAGATAAAATAAAATTAGAAGAACAAGCTGCTACCAAAGAGATTGTTCCAGTAACATATAAGAACAACCAATATAATATTGGCGTAATCAACATTCCTTCTTTCTACAGAAACTTTGAGGCTCAACGACAAGGAGACGAAAACTTTGAAAGTACGCAAAGAGATGTGAAAAGAATTCTAAATGAATTGAAAGCAGAAAATGTTGATGGTGTTTTAATTGACCTTAGAAGAAATGGTGGTGGTTCTTTACAAGAAGCCATTGAGCTTACCGGATTGTTTATCCCAGATGGACCAGTAGTGCAAGTAAAAAATGCAGATGGTTCTATTGATGTAGGTACAGATCCTGATCCTGAAACTGTTTATGATGGACCATTAGCTGTAATGGTAGATAGATTTAGTGCTTCTGCTTCTGAGATTTTCACTGGTGCAATTCAAGATTATAAAAGAGGTGTGATTATAGGCGAGCAAACTTTTGGTAAAGGTACTGTTCAAAACTTAATTGCATTAGATAGATTTATACAGAACAGCGATGAGAAACTAGGTCAATTAAAATTGACATTGGCTAAATATTATCGCATTAACGGAAGCAGCACTCAACATTTGGGTGTGAGCCCAGATATTGCATTTCCTTCCCCATTTTCTGCTGAAGAATACGGTGAGAGCGCTCAAGCTAATGCCCTTCCTTGGGATCAAATTAGATCAACTGTATATCAGACAATGAATCAAGTTGATGAAAAATTGATTGATCGTTTAAATATCTCTTACAGCCAAAGACTTAAAACTAACAAAGAGCTGCAAGAATTAATAGAAGGCATTGAGTATATCAAAGAGAATAAAGGAAAAGATCAAATTTCTTTGAATGAAGAGGTTAGAAAAGAAGAGCTAGAAGAAGAAGAAGCCAAAAGAGAGAAAATGAAGATCTCTGATTCGGATGAAGAAGGAGAAGGAGAAAGTGAGAAGAAAGACGATGACATCTATTTGAAAGAAGGAACATTAATATTAGCAGAGATGATTGCGAATGTTGGATAA
- the ahcY gene encoding adenosylhomocysteinase, translated as MVDTNVNYKVKDIALADWGRKEIKLAEAEMPGLMSLRSEFGAQQPLKGARIAGCLHMTIQTAVLIETLVELGAEVQWSSCNIFSTQDQAAAAIAEAGVPVFAWKGMSEEEYNWCIEQTLFFGEDKKPLNMILDDGGDLTNLVLDTYPELVSEIQGISEETTTGVLRLYERMKKGKLPVPAINVNDSVTKSKFDNKYGCKESAVDAIRRATDVMIAGKVAVVAGYGDVGKGTALSLRGAGARVIVTEIDPICALQAAMDGFEVKKMANAVPRANIVVTATGNKDILTGEHFKLMKDKTIVCNIGHFDNEIDVAWLNKNYKEAKYNVKPQVDVYNVDGNEIILLAEGRLVNLGCATGHPSFVMSNSFTNQTLAQMELWQNGDKYENRVYTLPKHLDEKVAALHLEKIGVELETLSPEQADYIGVNVDGPFKSENYRY; from the coding sequence ATGGTAGACACAAACGTCAATTATAAAGTAAAAGACATTGCGCTAGCAGATTGGGGCAGAAAAGAAATTAAATTGGCTGAAGCGGAAATGCCTGGTTTAATGTCGCTAAGATCTGAGTTTGGTGCTCAACAACCTTTAAAAGGTGCACGTATTGCTGGATGTCTTCATATGACAATTCAAACAGCAGTGTTAATTGAAACCCTAGTTGAACTTGGTGCTGAAGTTCAATGGTCTTCTTGTAATATTTTTTCAACTCAGGATCAGGCAGCAGCAGCAATAGCAGAGGCTGGTGTACCTGTATTTGCATGGAAAGGAATGAGTGAAGAAGAATATAACTGGTGTATTGAGCAAACCTTATTTTTTGGTGAAGACAAGAAGCCATTAAATATGATTCTTGATGACGGCGGAGACTTAACTAATTTAGTTTTAGATACTTATCCTGAATTAGTAAGTGAAATTCAAGGAATCTCTGAAGAGACTACTACTGGTGTTTTAAGACTTTATGAAAGAATGAAGAAAGGAAAATTACCAGTACCTGCAATTAATGTAAACGATTCTGTTACAAAATCTAAATTTGACAACAAGTATGGTTGTAAAGAATCTGCTGTTGATGCAATTAGAAGAGCAACAGATGTAATGATTGCTGGTAAAGTAGCAGTTGTAGCTGGTTATGGTGATGTAGGAAAAGGAACTGCATTATCTCTTAGAGGAGCTGGTGCAAGAGTAATTGTAACTGAGATTGATCCAATATGTGCTTTACAAGCTGCAATGGATGGCTTCGAAGTAAAGAAAATGGCTAATGCTGTACCAAGAGCAAATATTGTTGTAACTGCTACAGGTAATAAAGATATTCTTACTGGTGAGCATTTCAAACTGATGAAAGATAAGACCATTGTTTGTAATATTGGTCATTTTGATAATGAAATAGATGTTGCTTGGTTAAACAAAAACTATAAAGAAGCTAAATATAATGTTAAGCCTCAGGTAGATGTTTACAATGTAGATGGCAACGAAATAATCCTTCTAGCAGAAGGTAGATTAGTAAACTTAGGTTGTGCTACAGGTCACCCTTCATTTGTAATGTCTAACTCATTTACAAACCAGACTTTGGCTCAAATGGAATTATGGCAAAATGGTGATAAATACGAAAATAGAGTTTATACCTTGCCTAAACATCTTGACGAGAAAGTAGCTGCTTTACATTTAGAGAAAATTGGTGTTGAACTAGAGACATTATCTCCAGAACAAGCAGATTATATCGGTGTTAATGTTGATGGTCCTTTCAAGTCTGAAAACTATCGTTACTAA
- a CDS encoding MoaD/ThiS family protein, producing the protein MKQIQLQILTFGIAKEIIGKQVFDIDLPENSTVQNLKNMLFEQYPELGKLKSLSIAVNNEYAESNYSLSTSDEIALIPPVSGG; encoded by the coding sequence ATGAAGCAGATACAATTACAGATTTTAACTTTCGGAATTGCTAAAGAAATTATAGGCAAACAGGTTTTCGATATAGATTTACCTGAAAATAGTACTGTTCAAAATTTGAAAAATATGTTGTTTGAACAGTATCCAGAGTTGGGAAAATTAAAATCACTTTCAATTGCAGTTAATAACGAATATGCTGAAAGCAACTATTCTTTAAGTACATCTGATGAAATTGCACTTATCCCACCAGTAAGCGGTGGTTAA
- a CDS encoding cob(I)yrinic acid a,c-diamide adenosyltransferase: MKIYTKTGDKGSTSLLGGERVSKANVRIDAYGTVDELNSFIGLLRDFSADNADRKKLLINIQENLFTIGSILATAPGKKFNIPNIEDADILLLEDEMDKMETALPPLKNFILPGGHQNVSYCHIARTICRRAERKSIELAANEEVDERIIKYLNRLSDYLFVLSRKVSIEMNAEEIPWKPR, translated from the coding sequence ATGAAAATATATACTAAAACCGGTGATAAAGGCAGTACTTCTCTACTTGGAGGCGAAAGAGTTTCGAAAGCGAATGTTAGAATCGATGCGTACGGAACAGTAGATGAGTTAAACAGTTTTATTGGCTTATTGAGAGATTTTTCTGCTGATAATGCTGATAGAAAAAAGTTATTAATTAATATTCAAGAAAACTTATTTACAATAGGTAGTATTTTGGCAACTGCTCCCGGTAAAAAGTTTAACATACCAAATATTGAAGACGCTGATATTTTATTACTAGAAGATGAAATGGATAAAATGGAGACAGCACTTCCTCCACTTAAAAATTTTATACTTCCTGGCGGTCATCAAAATGTATCTTATTGCCACATTGCACGCACTATTTGCAGAAGAGCTGAAAGAAAAAGTATTGAGTTAGCAGCAAACGAAGAAGTAGACGAAAGAATAATAAAATACTTAAACCGATTGTCTGATTATCTTTTTGTACTTTCTAGAAAAGTGTCTATAGAAATGAATGCTGAAGAGATTCCTTGGAAACCTAGATAA
- a CDS encoding Maf family nucleotide pyrophosphatase produces MKVILGSNSPRRQELLSYILTNFEVEVRSINEDYPPDMPVNEIAAYLAEQKAEAFHEDKFKDAIVITADTTVTLDDKLLEKPADKFEAKDMLMQISGRKHLVISAACVMFNGEKDVFSEVTEVYFKKLYDSEIDFYIDRYQPFDKAGAYGIQEWIGMIGIEKIVGSYYNVVGLPIHLLYKKLLELGVL; encoded by the coding sequence ATGAAAGTTATTTTAGGGTCTAACTCTCCGAGAAGGCAAGAACTCTTAAGTTATATTTTAACAAATTTTGAAGTGGAGGTAAGGTCGATCAATGAAGATTATCCTCCAGATATGCCAGTAAATGAAATAGCTGCATATTTAGCCGAACAAAAAGCTGAAGCTTTTCACGAAGATAAGTTTAAAGATGCCATTGTTATAACAGCAGATACTACTGTAACTCTTGATGATAAGTTATTAGAAAAACCTGCTGATAAATTTGAGGCGAAAGATATGTTGATGCAGATTTCAGGCAGAAAACATTTGGTGATATCTGCAGCTTGTGTGATGTTTAATGGTGAGAAGGATGTGTTTTCTGAAGTAACTGAAGTGTATTTTAAAAAATTATATGATAGTGAAATAGACTTTTATATTGATAGATACCAACCATTTGATAAGGCCGGAGCTTATGGTATTCAAGAATGGATAGGCATGATTGGAATTGAGAAAATTGTGGGATCTTATTATAATGTAGTTGGTTTGCCAATTCACTTACTATATAAAAAATTATTGGAATTAGGTGTACTGTAA
- a CDS encoding HTTM domain-containing protein, producing MKKVNLKLIVLSILILLLINLILTFFLQPIIIEYLNNNRAFPTINYLVNLVYPRFLVESQRFSVDFFLGKFHQIILRFDIVYCFILATYYVYKSKNSIFEFISNTKPNVPKPKYILILSTIFYSGCIIYTYDWYIILLQLQNFALLYKPVSILNFFQRSYPSNLTIHVICIAYYISLVLVIVQKRKFIPSVIIAICFFYQLGLQQSFEKIDHTYASFGYGILLMPIALYYNGKNQNAVREILFLIQISIGLCYFFSGLEKVLVSGIHWFNGDNFEAHLHLHDTNFKFLLNQKWLIIVLANCAIFLQLFFISSILLKKLRLIFISGGILFHWGTVILLGVGSFYSPWIFMYIFLLNEKTSIFNIKKFL from the coding sequence GTGAAGAAGGTAAACTTAAAATTAATAGTACTATCCATTTTAATTTTATTATTAATCAACCTAATACTAACTTTCTTTCTTCAACCAATTATTATCGAATACCTCAACAACAACAGAGCTTTCCCAACAATTAACTATTTGGTAAATCTTGTATACCCGAGGTTTTTAGTAGAAAGTCAAAGGTTTTCGGTTGACTTTTTTTTGGGAAAGTTCCATCAAATTATCTTACGCTTTGATATAGTTTATTGCTTTATACTTGCTACATATTATGTATATAAGTCAAAAAATAGCATTTTCGAATTTATTAGTAACACTAAGCCAAATGTACCAAAACCTAAATACATCCTCATTTTATCTACTATATTCTATTCTGGATGCATTATTTACACTTACGACTGGTACATTATTTTACTACAATTACAAAACTTCGCATTACTATATAAACCAGTCTCTATTCTAAATTTCTTTCAAAGAAGTTATCCATCGAATTTAACAATACATGTTATTTGTATCGCTTACTATATTTCTTTGGTTTTAGTAATTGTCCAAAAAAGAAAGTTCATACCCTCAGTAATAATAGCTATATGCTTTTTTTATCAACTTGGTTTGCAACAAAGTTTCGAAAAAATAGATCACACTTATGCTTCATTCGGTTATGGCATATTATTAATGCCAATCGCATTATATTATAATGGCAAAAACCAGAATGCTGTAAGAGAAATATTATTCTTAATTCAAATATCTATTGGCTTATGCTATTTCTTTAGCGGACTTGAAAAAGTACTTGTTTCTGGCATCCATTGGTTTAATGGGGATAACTTTGAGGCTCATCTGCATTTACACGATACTAATTTTAAATTTTTATTAAATCAAAAATGGTTGATAATCGTTTTAGCCAATTGTGCCATCTTTTTACAGCTATTTTTTATTTCATCAATTCTTTTAAAAAAACTTAGATTAATTTTTATAAGCGGTGGAATACTGTTTCATTGGGGAACTGTAATCCTTTTAGGGGTAGGTTCCTTCTATTCACCTTGGATTTTTATGTATATTTTTCTTCTCAATGAAAAAACATCAATATTTAACATAAAAAAATTTTTATAA
- a CDS encoding SusC/RagA family TonB-linked outer membrane protein: protein MRKRLLLIFFYLCAATGLAMGQERTVTGTVVSTEDGSTLPGVNVLIKGTSTGTITDIDGNYRITVPGNDAVLQFSYVGFSTKEVTVGAQSTVDIDLGPDYTEISEVVVVGYGTKRKEELTGSIEVVGAEKLEQLPSSSFQSALQGSVAGMQVTTTDGAPGAGISVRVRGVGSINASNDPLYVIDGIPVSSGSISQTDFGNGGRSSNVLASLNPNDIQNITVLKDASSTAIYGSRGANGVVLITTKSGAAGKAKIDLKTQVGFSDFAYNNLLEPVNADQYTELFHEGNINRGYTLEESQEEFNTNFPDLANTNWLDEMTQTGVSQQYDLSATGGSDKVTYFLSGGYYNQEGVTKENKFERFSGRANVKANLSEKLIVSNNINLSQFTQRGITDGTAWEAPYYLASLLPPTIPVKDDQGRYYGDHTNIMGGNNPVGQLYDNTRELKQTRIIDNITATYDIIEDLTFSSKWSFDILNINEFIFENGRYGDGRNIGGFGNTATTSEINWIGTQTLQYSKTFNEDHNFDILIGYESQKVTRDIVETEAQNYPHPDLQVLANASTPTAAYSNKTDYSFLSYFSRINYDFAGKYYGSVSLRRDASSRFSPENRWSTFWSVGGGYTISEEAFMDNVSWVNNLKLRASYGVTGNANIGNFSWAGLYEFSNINYQDGPGGVPSQVANSALTWESQENFNIGIDFLLLNSRLSGNIEYFIRQSTDLILDRPLSYTTGFQSVTQNVGDMRNNGVEIALNANLVQTPNFTLDLGGNITFLNNEITHLPEPFVDPDFDEFRREEGRDFQEFYLFGWAGVDPDNGDALFYTDGTKQETTNDINEASRFYDGKSASPDYYGGINLNAAYKGLSLNFFFNYQFGNYVYDGPGWVIHSDGRYFPRSTSVYAYENRWQQPGDEALFPRYVAGNTSGSNTQNSSRYLYKGDFIRLKTINLAYDFPATITSKLNVRSLRVYTNLNNYFTWVADDDLYFDPEQSTNGIYNTITPLSKSINLGINIGF from the coding sequence ATGAGGAAAAGACTACTTTTAATTTTCTTTTATCTCTGCGCCGCTACCGGCTTGGCAATGGGACAAGAAAGAACAGTAACAGGTACAGTAGTTTCTACAGAAGACGGTTCAACACTTCCTGGTGTTAACGTATTAATTAAAGGTACATCAACTGGTACTATTACTGACATTGACGGTAACTACAGAATAACTGTTCCCGGAAACGATGCAGTATTACAATTCAGTTATGTTGGTTTTTCTACAAAAGAAGTTACAGTTGGCGCTCAATCTACAGTTGACATAGATTTAGGCCCAGACTACACTGAAATATCAGAAGTGGTTGTAGTTGGTTATGGAACTAAAAGAAAAGAAGAACTTACTGGTTCTATTGAAGTTGTTGGAGCTGAAAAACTTGAACAACTACCTTCATCTTCTTTCCAAAGTGCATTACAAGGTAGTGTAGCTGGTATGCAAGTTACCACTACTGATGGTGCTCCAGGAGCTGGAATTTCTGTAAGAGTTAGAGGAGTTGGTTCTATTAATGCTTCAAACGATCCATTATATGTAATTGATGGTATTCCAGTAAGTTCTGGAAGTATCTCTCAAACTGACTTTGGTAATGGGGGAAGAAGCTCAAATGTACTAGCTTCATTAAACCCAAATGATATTCAGAATATAACAGTTCTTAAAGATGCATCATCAACTGCTATTTATGGTTCAAGAGGTGCAAATGGTGTAGTATTAATTACTACAAAAAGTGGTGCTGCTGGTAAAGCAAAAATAGATTTAAAAACTCAAGTAGGTTTTTCAGATTTTGCTTATAACAACCTTTTAGAACCTGTAAATGCAGATCAATACACAGAACTTTTTCATGAAGGAAACATTAACAGAGGATATACCCTCGAAGAATCACAGGAAGAGTTTAATACTAACTTTCCCGATCTAGCTAATACAAACTGGTTAGATGAAATGACTCAAACTGGTGTTAGTCAACAATACGATTTAAGTGCAACTGGTGGTAGTGATAAAGTTACATATTTCCTTTCTGGTGGTTATTACAATCAAGAAGGTGTTACAAAAGAAAATAAATTCGAACGATTTTCAGGCCGTGCTAATGTAAAAGCAAATCTTTCTGAAAAATTAATAGTTTCTAACAACATCAACCTTTCTCAATTTACTCAGAGGGGTATTACTGATGGAACTGCATGGGAAGCGCCTTACTACCTTGCTTCATTATTACCTCCAACTATTCCTGTAAAAGATGACCAAGGAAGATATTATGGTGATCACACCAATATCATGGGTGGTAATAATCCCGTAGGTCAACTTTATGACAATACTCGAGAATTAAAACAAACTAGAATCATCGATAATATTACTGCAACTTATGATATTATAGAAGATCTAACTTTTAGTTCGAAATGGAGTTTTGATATCCTAAATATCAACGAGTTTATTTTTGAAAATGGTCGATATGGTGATGGTAGAAATATAGGAGGCTTTGGTAATACAGCCACAACAAGTGAAATAAACTGGATTGGTACTCAAACATTGCAATACAGCAAAACCTTTAATGAGGATCATAATTTTGATATATTAATAGGTTATGAATCTCAAAAAGTAACAAGAGATATAGTAGAAACAGAGGCCCAAAATTATCCGCATCCTGATTTACAAGTGTTAGCTAACGCTTCAACACCTACAGCAGCATATAGTAATAAAACAGATTATTCATTTCTTTCATATTTTTCAAGAATTAATTATGACTTTGCTGGCAAATATTATGGTTCTGTTTCTTTACGAAGAGATGCATCATCAAGATTTAGCCCAGAAAACAGATGGAGTACTTTTTGGTCTGTTGGAGGTGGTTACACCATTAGTGAAGAAGCTTTTATGGATAATGTTTCATGGGTAAACAATCTTAAATTGAGAGCCAGTTACGGTGTAACAGGTAATGCAAACATTGGTAACTTTAGTTGGGCAGGATTATATGAATTTAGTAATATAAACTACCAAGATGGCCCAGGAGGTGTTCCAAGTCAAGTAGCAAACTCTGCACTTACATGGGAGTCTCAAGAAAACTTTAACATAGGTATTGATTTTCTACTGTTAAATAGCAGGTTATCAGGTAATATTGAATACTTCATCAGACAATCTACAGATTTAATTCTTGACCGACCTCTTTCTTATACCACGGGATTTCAAAGTGTAACACAAAATGTGGGAGATATGAGAAACAATGGTGTTGAAATTGCCTTAAACGCTAATTTAGTTCAAACCCCGAACTTTACTCTAGATTTAGGTGGTAACATTACCTTCCTTAATAATGAGATAACTCATCTACCTGAACCTTTTGTTGACCCAGATTTTGATGAGTTTAGAAGAGAAGAAGGCCGCGACTTCCAAGAGTTTTACTTATTTGGTTGGGCAGGAGTTGATCCTGATAATGGAGATGCTTTATTTTACACTGATGGTACTAAACAAGAAACTACAAATGATATTAATGAAGCATCACGTTTCTACGATGGTAAAAGTGCATCACCAGATTACTATGGAGGTATTAATTTAAACGCAGCTTACAAAGGTTTATCTCTAAACTTCTTTTTTAACTATCAATTCGGAAACTATGTATATGATGGGCCAGGATGGGTTATCCATAGTGATGGACGTTACTTTCCAAGAAGTACTTCAGTATACGCTTATGAAAACAGATGGCAACAACCAGGTGATGAAGCATTATTTCCTAGATATGTAGCAGGTAATACAAGTGGATCAAATACTCAAAACTCATCAAGATATTTATATAAAGGTGATTTTATACGTCTTAAAACAATCAACCTTGCTTACGACTTTCCAGCTACTATTACTAGCAAACTAAATGTACGTTCACTTAGAGTTTACACAAACTTGAACAACTATTTCACATGGGTAGCTGATGATGATTTGTATTTTGATCCTGAACAATCTACAAATGGTATTTATAATACTATTACTCCCTTATCTAAATCAATTAACCTTGGTATTAATATCGGCTTCTAA
- a CDS encoding RagB/SusD family nutrient uptake outer membrane protein, translating into MKKLYISSLFAILMLFTTSCGEDFLESTPEQYIFEEDFLLSYTDFDVAIVGAYNQMQSASWYGRYLPLVADVMGEDVKQNSSANRASEWAEYNGSPQDFIPEDFWAILYEEINITNRIINSSFEPIESLTTDFDQIVGEAHAIRALAYFDLVRIFSQHYTYTPDASHNGVPIVLEFDSEAKPARNTVAEVYTQIISDFEQAISLMSITPSTSGTFSEAAVQALLSRVYLYMEDYEMTESYASQVISNGDYSLVSANDYPSQFFEGNSSEAILEIVYSTVDNPGSDHLGGMYKATGYGDYLPSEDLLNLMDDNDVRKTLFLEDEDLGGIYGNIRVNKYPSSGAEIGTDNIPVIRLSEVYLNRAEARAKSGDDTGAQEDLNIIRQRGNPEAAAVIVTGTALITEILNERRVELCFEGHRIFDITRNQLDMVRNDCTSSVCEVNYPNDRFILAIPIEETDVNINMIQNDGY; encoded by the coding sequence ATGAAAAAACTATATATATCAAGTCTTTTTGCAATTTTGATGTTGTTTACAACATCATGTGGCGAGGACTTTCTAGAATCTACACCTGAACAATATATTTTTGAAGAAGATTTTCTTTTATCTTATACAGATTTTGATGTGGCCATTGTTGGTGCATACAATCAAATGCAATCAGCTTCGTGGTATGGAAGATACTTACCTCTTGTTGCTGATGTAATGGGAGAAGATGTAAAACAAAACTCTAGTGCTAATAGAGCAAGTGAATGGGCTGAGTACAATGGTAGTCCTCAGGATTTTATACCAGAAGATTTCTGGGCAATCCTTTATGAAGAGATAAATATTACAAATAGAATAATTAATTCTTCCTTCGAGCCTATTGAATCATTAACAACTGATTTCGATCAAATTGTAGGAGAAGCTCATGCAATTAGAGCTTTGGCTTATTTTGATTTGGTTAGAATATTTAGCCAACACTATACTTATACCCCTGATGCTTCACATAACGGTGTACCAATTGTATTAGAATTTGACTCAGAAGCTAAACCTGCCAGAAATACTGTAGCTGAAGTTTACACACAGATTATTAGCGACTTCGAACAAGCAATTAGCTTAATGTCTATTACTCCTTCTACTTCTGGGACTTTCTCTGAAGCAGCTGTCCAAGCATTACTTTCAAGAGTTTACCTTTACATGGAAGACTATGAAATGACCGAAAGCTATGCATCTCAAGTAATTAGCAACGGTGATTATTCACTAGTTTCAGCAAATGATTATCCTTCTCAATTTTTTGAAGGTAATTCTTCTGAAGCAATTCTGGAGATAGTTTATTCTACAGTAGATAATCCCGGCTCTGACCACTTAGGAGGAATGTACAAAGCAACTGGATATGGTGATTACCTACCTTCTGAAGATTTATTAAACTTAATGGACGATAATGATGTAAGAAAAACATTATTCTTGGAAGATGAGGACTTAGGTGGTATATATGGAAACATTAGAGTAAATAAATACCCTTCCTCTGGTGCTGAGATTGGCACTGACAATATTCCAGTTATCAGATTATCTGAGGTTTATTTGAACAGAGCTGAAGCAAGAGCTAAATCTGGTGATGATACGGGAGCTCAAGAAGACTTAAACATTATCAGACAAAGAGGAAATCCTGAGGCAGCTGCTGTTATAGTGACAGGTACTGCACTTATTACTGAAATTTTAAATGAAAGAAGAGTAGAATTATGCTTCGAAGGTCATAGAATTTTCGATATTACTCGAAACCAACTAGATATGGTACGTAACGATTGTACTTCTTCTGTTTGCGAAGTTAACTATCCAAATGACAGATTCATATTAGCTATTCCAATTGAAGAAACGGATGTTAATATTAATATGATTCAAAATGATGGTTATTAA